One Solea senegalensis isolate Sse05_10M linkage group LG3, IFAPA_SoseM_1, whole genome shotgun sequence genomic window carries:
- the LOC122767074 gene encoding extracellular calcium-sensing receptor-like, translated as MHKNEEVILGGLFTVNFISTYADLSFTSEPEKPDCYGFHVIGFRQAQTMAFAIDEINRNSNLLPNVTLGYSLYDNCNQLGIGFRGALSLVSGQEEQVTLEENCVGTPPVLGIVGDSSSTRTIAVSAILGLYRVPLVSYFATCSCLSDRQKFPSFFRTIPSDAFQVNAMIQILKHFGWTWAGLLISDDDYGVHAARSFHSDLGPAGGGCLAYTEILPWGEDPAELRRIVDVMRKSTARVVIVFAHQIHMIQLMEEVVRQNVTGLQWMASEGWSSAAVLQTPHIMLYLGGTLGISIRQGEIPGLRDFLLKIRPDLQHNNTDGNSMVNQFWEHTFQCRFAPPPAGWVEAGGELCTGQEVIENVETEFFDVSNLRPEYNVYKAVYALAYALDDMLQCEPGRGPFSNNTCAHLQRLEPWQIMHYLQKVNFTTSFGDEVSFDENGDALPIYDIMNWVWLPDGRTKVQRVGEVKRSAFKGEELTLDENKIFWNFESKQPPRSVCSESCPPGTRIVRKKGEPECCFDCVPCSEGKISNTTDSLECTNCPEDFWSSPKRDHCVPKKTEFLSYHEPLGICLTTISLLGTFICVLVLGIFIHHHSTPIVRANNSELSFLLLVSLKLCFLCSLLFIGRPRLWTCQLRHAAFGISFVLCVSCILVKTMVVLAVFRASKPGGESSLKWFGAVQQRGTVLVLTSVQAAICTVWLVSASPVPHKNTQYHSDKIVYECVVGSTVGFAVLLGYIGLLAVLSFLLAFLARNLPDSFNEAKLITFSMLIFCAVWVAFVPAYISSPGKYSDAVEVFAILASSFGLLVALFGPKCYIILLRPERNTKKAIMGRSIGS; from the exons atgcacaaaaatGAAGAAGTGATTCTTGGTGGACTTTTTACAGTCAACTTCATTTCTACCTATGCTGACCTGTCGTTTACCTCAGAGCCAGAAAAGCCTGACTGCTACGG TTTTCATGTAATAggattcagacaggctcagaccatggcctttgctattgatgagatcaacagaaactccaacctgctgcctaatgtgactctgggatacagtctgtatgataactgcaaccaactaggaattggatttcgtgGAGCACTgtccttagtcagtggtcaagaagagcaagttacattagaggagaactgtgtaggaactcctccagtcctagggattgtgggcgATTCTTCCTCTACTCGTACTATTGCAGTCTCTGCTatcttaggtttgtacagagtgcctctg Gtcagttattttgccacatgttcctgcctgagtgatcgtcaaaagtttccatctttctttaggacgatcccgagtgatgcttttcag gtgaatgctatgattcagattctaaaacactttggttggacttgggcaggtctgctcatcagtgatgatgattatggagtccatgctgcccgatcctttcactctgatctgggtccagctggtggaggttgtctggcttacacagagattttgccctggggtgaAGATCctgctgaactaaggagaatagtggatgtgatgaggaaatctacagctcgagtggtgattgtgtttgcacatcagATCCACATGATCCAACTAATGGAAGAG gtggtgaggcagaatgtgacaggcctgcagtggatggccAGTGAAGGCTGGTCATCAGCTGCTGTGCTCCAGACTCCACACATCATGTtgtacctgggtggaacactgggcatctccATCCGTCAAGGAGAAATACCGGGactcagggacttcctgttaaAAATACGTCCTGATCTACAGCACAATAACACAGatggaaacagcatg gtgaatcagttttgggaacacacatttcagtgtagatttgcaccacctccagcaggttgggtggaagctggaggagaattatgcactggacaggaagttatagagaatgtggagactgagtTCTTCgatgtttcaaacctcaggccagagtataatgtgtataaggctgtgtacgctctggcatatgctcttgatgacatgctgcagtgtgagccagggagaggacctttcagcaacaacacctgtgctcatttacaaagactggagccatggcag ATTATGCATTACTTGCAAAAAGTCAACTTTACCACATCATTTGGTGatgaagtgtcatttgatgaaaatggtgatgccttaccaaTATATGatatcatgaactgggtgtggctccctgatggaagaactaaagttcagagagtgggtgaggttaaaaggtcagccttcaaaggtgaagaactcacactggatgaaaacaaaatcttctggaactttgaatccaaacag cctcctcggtcagtgtgcagtgagagttgtcctccaggtactcGCATAGTTAggaagaagggggaacctgagtgttgttttgactgtgtgccttgttctgagggaaagatcagcaacacaactg ACTCCTTGGAGTGTACCAactgtccagaagatttctggtccagccccaagcgggaccactgtgttcctaagaaaacagagttcctctcctaccatgagcctctgggtatctgcttaaCAACCatctcactgttgggcacatttatctgtgttcttgttctgggcatcttcattcatcatcacagcacacccatagttcgtgccaacaattcagaactcagttttcttctcttggtgtcactcaaattgtgtttcttgtgttcgttgctcttcattggacgacccagattatggacttgccaactaagacatgcagcatttggcatcagttttgtgctttgtgtctcatgtatcctggtgaaaaccatggtggttctggctgtgttcagggcctccaaaccaggaggtgagtccagtctcaagtggtttggtgctgtgcagcagagagggacagttctggttctgacttctgttcaagcagcaatctgcactgtctggcttgtctctgcttcaccagtgcctcataaaaacacccagtatcatagtgacaagatagtttatgagtgtgtagttgggtccacagttggttttgcagttttacttggttatattggtttactggctgtcctcagttttctgttagcttttctagcaaggaatcttccagacagtttcaatgaggccaagctcatcactttcagcatgctgatcttctgtgcagtgtgggtggcctttgtccctgcgtacatcagctcaccaggcaaatattcagatgcagtggaggtatttgccatcctggcctccagctttggtctcttggtggcgctgtttggacccaaatgttacataatcctgttgagaccagagagaaacacaaagaaagccatcatgggtcgaaGCATTGGATCGTAA
- the LOC122767062 gene encoding extracellular calcium-sensing receptor-like yields the protein MSQRKVMTAFLDTSLIFLILYFCFFSAVSSSLYSSSCQFQGQFHLNGMHKTGDLILGGIFQINFFSADPDLSFTSEPQQPHCSGFDIIGFRKAQTMAFAIDEINRNSNLLPNVTLGYSLCDNCLQLRIGFRAAMSLVSGQEEQVTLEENCVGTPPVLGIVGDYTSTSTIAISTVLGLYRVPLVSYYATCSCLSDRQKFPSFFRTIPNDAFQVNAMIQVLKHFGWTWAGLLISSNDYGVYAARSFHSDLGPAGGGCLAYTEILPWGEDPAEIRRIVDVMRKSTARVVIVIAHQIHMIQLMKEVVRQNVTGLQWIASVGWTSAAALQTPHLMPYLGGTLGISVRRGEIPGLGDFLLQIRPDHKTFGENKMVNQFWEHTFQCRFAPPPAGWVEAGGELCTGQEVIENVETEFFDVSNLMPEYNVYKAVYALAYALDGMLQCEPGRGPFRNNTCADLQRLEPWQMIYYLEKVNFTTSFGDEVSFDENGDALPVYDIMNWVWLPDGQTKVQRVGDVKRSAFKGEELTLDEDKIFWNFESKQPPRSVCSESCPPGTRMARKKGEPECCFDCIPCSEGKISNTTEDFWSSPQRDHCVPKKTEFLSYHEPLGIFLTITSLLGTFICVVVLGIFIHHHNTPIVRANNSELSFQLLLSLKFCFLCSLLFIGRPRLWTCQLRHAAFGISFVLCVSCILVKTMVVLAVFRASKPGGESSLKWFGAVQQRATVLVLTSVQAAICTVWLVSASPMPHKNTQYNNDKIVYECIVGSRVGFAVLLSYIGLLAVLSCLLAFLARNLPDSFNEAKLITFSMLIFCAVWVAFVPAYISSPGKYADAVEVFAIVASSFGLLVALFGPKCYIILLRPERNTKKAIMGRVIES from the exons ATGAGCCAGAGGAAAGTCATGACGGCATTTTTAGACACCAGCCTTATCTTCCTAATATTATATTTCTGCtttttctctgctgtgtcctcctctctttattcctcctcttgtcagtttcAGGGACAGTTTCatctaaatgggatgcacaaaactggagatcTGATTCTAGGTGGGATTTTCCAAATTAATTTCTTTTCAGCTGatcctgacctgtcttttacctcagagccacaacagCCTCACTGCTCCGG TTTTGATATTATAGGATTCAGAaaggctcagaccatggcctttgctattgatgagatcaacagaaactccaacctgctgcctaatgtgactctgggatacagtctgtgtGATAACTGCCTTCAACTAAgaattggatttcgtgcagcaatgtccttagtcagtggtcaagaagagcaagttacattagaggagaactgtgtaggaactcctccagtcctagggattgtgggtgattaTACCTCTACAAGCACTATTGCCATATCTACggtcttaggtttgtacagagtgcctctg gtgagttattatGCCACATGTTCTTgcctgagtgacagacaaaaattcccatctttctttaggacgatcccaaacgatgcttttcag gtgaatgctatgattcaggttctaaaacactttggttggacttgggcaggtcttcTCATCAGCAGTAATGATTATGGAGTCTatgctgcccgatcctttcactctgatctgggtccagctggtggaggttgtctggcttacacagagattttgccctggggtgaAGATCCTGCCGAAataaggagaatagtggatgtgatgaggaaatctacagctcgagtggtgattgtgatTGCACATCAGATCCACATGATCCAACTAATGAAAGAG gtggtgaggcagaatgtgacaggcctgcagtggattgccagtgTAGGCTGGACATCAGCTGCTGCACTCCAGACTCCCCACCTCATGCcttacctgggtggaacactgggcatctccgtccgtcgaggagaaataccaggactcggtgacttcctgttacaaatacgtcctgatcACAAGACCTTTGGTGAAAACAAGATG gtgaatcagttttgggaacacacatttcagtgtagatttgcaccacctccagcaggttgggtggaagctggaggagaattatgcactggacaggaagttatagagaatgtggagactgagtTCTTCGATGTTTCAAACCTCAtgccagagtataatgtgtataaggctgtgtacgctctggcatatgctcttgatggcatgctgcagtgtgagccagggagaggacctttcaggaacaacacctgtgctgatttacaaagactggaaccatggcag ATGATatattacttggaaaaagtcaacttcaccacatcTTTTGGTGatgaagtgtcatttgatgaaaatggtgatgccttacctgtatatgacatcatgaactgggtgtggctccctgatggacaaactaaagttcagagagtgggtgatgttaagaggtcagccttcaaaggtgaagaactcacactggatgaagacaaaatcttctggaactttgaatccaaacag cctcctcggtcagtgtgcagtgagagttgtcctccaggtacccgcatggccagaaagaagggggaacctgagtgttgttttgactgtatcccttgttctgagggaaagatcagcaatacaactg aagatttctggtccagcccccagcgtgaccactgtgttcctaagaaaacagagttcctctcctaccatgagcctctgggtatcttcTTGACAatcacctcactgttgggcacatttatctgtgttgttgttctgggcatcttcatccatcatcacaacacacctatagttcgtgccaacaattccgAACTCAGTTTCCAGCTGTTGCTGTCACTtaagttctgtttcctctgctcgttgctcttcattggacgacccagattatggacttgccaactaagacatgcagcatttggcatcagctttgtgctttgtgtctcatgtatcctggtgaaaaccatggtggttctggctgtgttcagggcctctaaaCCAGGAGGTGAATCcagtctgaagtggtttggtgctgtgcagcagagagcgacagttctggttctgacttctgttcaagcagcaatctgcactgtctggcttgtctctgcttcaccaatgcctcataaaaacacccagtataacaatgacaagatagtttatgagtgtatAGTTGGGTCCAGAGTTGGCTTTGCAGTTTTACTtagttatattggtttactggcggtcctcagttgtttgttagcttttctagcaaggaatcttccagacagtttcaatgaggccaaactcatcactttcagcatgctgatcttctgtgcagtgtgggtggcctttgtccctgcttacatcagctcaccaggcaaatatgcagatgcagtggaggtatttgccatagtagcctccagttttggcctcttggtggcactgtttggacccaaatgttacataatcctgttgagaccagagagaaacacaaagaaagccatcatgggtcgagTCATTGAGTCATAA